In a genomic window of Ranitomeya imitator isolate aRanImi1 chromosome 5, aRanImi1.pri, whole genome shotgun sequence:
- the CCDC25 gene encoding coiled-coil domain-containing protein 25, whose translation MRHFRCLSRAGSVRSPVEERTVISSFSPGSRHGRSHRPQGGAMVFYFTSNVVSPPYTIYMGKDKYENEDLIKYGWPEDIWFHVDKLSSAHVYLRLHKGQTIDDIPKDVLTDCAHLVKGNSIQGCKMNNINVVYTPWSNLRKTGDMDVGQIGFHRQKDVKSINVEKKVNEILNRLEKTKDERFPDLAAEKESRDREERNEKKAQIQEMKKKEKDEVKKKKEMEELRNYTSLMKSENMSSNQDGNDSDEFM comes from the exons ATGCGTCACTTCCGGTGTTTAAGCCGGGCAGGAAGCGTCCGGTCACCGGTGGAAGAAAGAACCGTG ATCTCCTCATTCTCCCCTGGATCACGTCACGGTCGCAGTCACCGTCCTCAGGGGGGCGCTATGGTGTTCTACTTCACTAGTAATG TCGTCTCTCCGCCGTATACGATATACATGGGAAAGGACAAGTATGAGA ATGAGGATCTTATAAAATACGGCTGGCCGGAAGATATCTG GTTCCATGTGGATAAGCTTTCCTCCGCTCACGTTTACCTCCGGTTACACAAG GGTCAGACGATAGACGACATCCCGAAAGACGTCCTGACGGACTGCGCACATCTGGTGAAGGGCAACAGCATCCAAG GCTGCAAAATGAACAACATCAATGTGGTGTACACGCCGTGGAGCAACCTGCGCAAGACCGGAGACATGGACGtcggtcagatcgggtttcatcgGCAGAAAGAT GTGAAGAGCATCAATGTCGAGAAGAAAGTCAACGAGATCCTGAACCGGTTGGAAAAAACGAAAGACGAGCGGTTCCCGGACCTGGCGGCAGAGAAGGAATCCCGAGATCGGGAGGAGAGGAACGAGAAGAAAGCTCAGATTCAGGAGATGAAGAAGAAAGAGAAGGATGAAGTGAAGAAGAAGAAAGAGATGGAAGAACTCAG GAATTACACCTCCTTGATGAAGTCAGAAAATATGTCTTCTAATCAG gACGGCAACGACTCCGACGAGTTCATGTAA